The following proteins are co-located in the Macrobrachium rosenbergii isolate ZJJX-2024 chromosome 28, ASM4041242v1, whole genome shotgun sequence genome:
- the Pdrg1 gene encoding p53 and DNA damage-regulated protein 1 isoform X1, translating to MMMQILKVATMAQSVERIQQYLIEVEEAAEDIISDQQEIISLDRRRNTNREALRQLQTKGTGNQTPAEKNWICIGNMFMRLPKPFIVESIEREQKQLDTEIKNLRNGLRNKVNHLNDLEDKQETIGTNIKPLSQEEWKAVRKALGN from the exons ATGATGATGCAAATTTTGAAG GTGGCTACCATGGCTCAGTCTGTAGAGAGGATACAGCAATACTTAATTGAAGTTGAGGAGGCTGCTGAAGACATTATATCAGATCAACAAGAAATTATCTCCCTAGATCGCAGAAGAAACACAAATAGAGAAGCCCTTAGACAGCTCCAGACAAAAGGCACTGGAAATCAAACTCCTGCAGAAAAGAACTGGATATGTATTGGAAATATGTTTATGAGGTTACCAAAGCCTTTTATTGTGGAAAGCATTGAAAGAG AGCAAAAGCAACTAGACACTGAAATCAAGAACCTCCGCAATGGTTTGCGCAATAAAGTTAATCACTTGAATGACTTggaggacaaacaagaaaccatAGGAACCAATATCAAACCCCTTTCACAGGAGGAATGGAAAGCTGTCAGAAAAGCCTTGGGTAATTAA
- the Pdrg1 gene encoding p53 and DNA damage-regulated protein 1 isoform X2 encodes MAQSVERIQQYLIEVEEAAEDIISDQQEIISLDRRRNTNREALRQLQTKGTGNQTPAEKNWICIGNMFMRLPKPFIVESIEREQKQLDTEIKNLRNGLRNKVNHLNDLEDKQETIGTNIKPLSQEEWKAVRKALGN; translated from the exons ATGGCTCAGTCTGTAGAGAGGATACAGCAATACTTAATTGAAGTTGAGGAGGCTGCTGAAGACATTATATCAGATCAACAAGAAATTATCTCCCTAGATCGCAGAAGAAACACAAATAGAGAAGCCCTTAGACAGCTCCAGACAAAAGGCACTGGAAATCAAACTCCTGCAGAAAAGAACTGGATATGTATTGGAAATATGTTTATGAGGTTACCAAAGCCTTTTATTGTGGAAAGCATTGAAAGAG AGCAAAAGCAACTAGACACTGAAATCAAGAACCTCCGCAATGGTTTGCGCAATAAAGTTAATCACTTGAATGACTTggaggacaaacaagaaaccatAGGAACCAATATCAAACCCCTTTCACAGGAGGAATGGAAAGCTGTCAGAAAAGCCTTGGGTAATTAA